In one Drosophila pseudoobscura strain MV-25-SWS-2005 chromosome X, UCI_Dpse_MV25, whole genome shotgun sequence genomic region, the following are encoded:
- the Gr8a gene encoding gustatory receptor 8a, which yields MSGRLGRVLHFHLRFYQVLGFHGLPLPGDERPHRTRQLLRAWSLFILMGLSGMVAVCLTSDLEFLYKGDLFGCVNDGMKFIFSELAVLSIYAETMASQRPLARFWWLHGKLNRQQQHGSRRLSRPVSIRSELRQYRRYLISLYGILVGEILINIWLWQVQPADMHLILFWSTFEPLVFLMYMRNVQFVLHMELLRQQLAQLERELSLLAEYSRFASLTGRSFKDFGHFLRRRLLQKQCVYNDVHEMYTCFQRAFRFSTLTVLLSIYVRIAVDCYFMYYTIYISVANLDYSLILPALFEIPAFIYASQSCMVIVPRIAYQLHNIVTETGCCGFADLSLQIQNFSLQILHQPLRINCLGVTILDCCLLTRIVCSVGTYIIYTIQFIPKFSNQ from the exons ATGAGCGGGCGTTTGGGCCGCGTCCTGCACTTTCATCTGCGTTTCTACCAGGTGCTCGGCTTCCATGGGCTGCCTCTGCCAGGGGATGAACGGCCGCACAGGACACGCCAATTGCTCCGAGCCTGGAGCCTGTTCATCCTTATGGGGTTGAGTGGAATGGTAGCCGTGTGTCTGACCAGCGATCTGGAGTTTCTCTATAAGGGCGACCTGTTCGGCTGCGTGAACGATGGCATGAAGTTCATATTCTCAGAGCTTGCAGTGCTGTCCATCTATGCTGAGACGATGGCCAGCCAGCGGCCCCTGGCCCGCTTCTGGTGGCTCCATGGGAAGCtcaacaggcagcagcagcacggcaGCAGGCGGTTGTCCCGGCCAGTCTCCATACGCAGCGAACTGCGTCAGTACCGACGCTACCTGATCTCGCTGTACGGCATCTTGGTGGGGGAGATCCTCATCAATATCTGGCTGTGGCAGGTGCAGCCCGCCGACATGCACTTGATACTCTTCTGGAGCACATTCGAGCCGCTCGTTTTCCTCATGTACATGCGGAACGTACAGTTTGTACTGCACATGGAGCTGCTCCGCCAGCAGCTGGCCCAGCTCGAACGGGAGCTTTCCCTACTGGCAGAGTACTCGCGATTTGCCAGCCTAACGGGTCGCAGCTTCAAGGACTTTGGGCACTTCCTGCGCCGCCGGCTGTTGCAGAAGCAGTGCGTCTACAACGATGTGCATGAGATGTACACCTGCTTCCAGCGGGCCTTTCGCTTCTCCACACTGACCGTTCTGCTCTCGATCTATGTGcggattgcagtcgattgctATTTTATGTACTACACCATCTACATATCCGTTGCCAATTTGG ATTACTCTTTGATTTTGCCCGCCTTGTTCGAGATACCCGCCTTCATCTATGCCTCGCAGAGCTGCATGGTGATAGTTCCACGGATAGCCTATCAGCTGCACAATATTGTCACGGAAACGGGATGTTGTGGCTTTGCAGATCTCTCCTTGCAG ATTCAGAACTTTTCTTTGCAAATCCTTCATCAGCCGCTGCGCATCAATTGCCTGGGCGTCACCATCTTGGACTGTTGTCTGCTCACGCGG ATTGTCTGTTCGGTGGGCACCTACATCATCTACACCATTCAGTTTATACCAAAGTTTAGCAATCAATAA